Genomic segment of Acidimicrobiia bacterium:
TGCACGATCGGCTCGACAGCTGCCGTGCGCCGAAGGCACGACTCGACGACATCGGATGCGTCGAAAGCGCCCTTACCGATCAGGTCGACGGCGCTCGTCAAATCAAGGTTCCACGGTTCGGTGCCGCTCATCGGGTCTCCTGTCATCTGGTTCGCTACATCCGTCACGCGCCCGAGCCCTGATCCACGAATGCCGCGGTCGCCGTCCACGCGGCTTCGGTACGGTCGATGCTCGCAACAGCGGCTTCGCCCATGGCAGCGGCAACTCCCGCGACGAGCATCTCGGCGACGGCGACTGCTGGCACAGAGCTGTCGAACGGACCGATGCCGGGAACCGAGACATCGCACCACGCGTCGGCGAGCGCCGCGTACGGGGAGAGGGGCCCATCGGTGACCGCAACAATGGTCGCTCCGAGCGCATCGAGGTGGGCGACGGCATCGAGACTCCGCTTGCGGTAGCGCCGAAAGTCGAACGCCACCACGCAGTCGTCGGTCGTTGCGGCGCCGAGCTGCCCTCCGGCCCTGTGGTCGTCGATGAGAACCACATCCTTTCCGAGAATCGTCAGCCCGCTCATCAAGGCAGCCGCTCCGGCTCGGGAGGTCTCCCCCGACACCACGAGAACCCTTCGGGCGGTGACGATCGGATCGACCATCGACGCGAGCCGCTCGTCGGGAAGATGCGCGAAGAGGTGATCAAGGGCGGTGAACAGTTTCGCTCGCACGGTCGCCGTTGGGGACCGTTCGCCCCGAATCCGAGCACTCGGACGGTTGAGGGTGTCGGTGAGGGCGTCACGGGCCCGCGCCTGGAGATCGGAATAGCCGCCGAACCCGAGCGTACGCGCGAAGCGCACGACCGTCGGACGGCTGACATCCACATGCCGTGCGAGATCCGCAACGGTCCCGAAGGCGACGATGGTCGGGTCATCGAGGACGGCACGAGCGAGAAGCTCCTCGCTCGGCGTCAGCTGGTCATTGACGGCGGCGATGAGATCGGCAAGAGAAGGGGCTGGCACTTGGATGTTCATTGTGTTACATTGTATCCAATCTGATATTCGTTTTGCTACAACCATAGCCCTGACTGGTGATCGGAGGAGACACCGACATGGACATCGAGATCCCGACCAAGCGTGACAAGTACGAACCCACCGAGCGCGAGCAGGCGTTCCTCGACGGGGTCGTCAATCCCAAGTATGACCGCGAGATCATCAACGGCCTCGACCCGTTCTTCGAGGATCGTGCCCCCGATGACATGAAGGGCTTTTACACCGAGACCGAGATCTCGGACTTGCT
This window contains:
- a CDS encoding MurR/RpiR family transcriptional regulator produces the protein MNIQVPAPSLADLIAAVNDQLTPSEELLARAVLDDPTIVAFGTVADLARHVDVSRPTVVRFARTLGFGGYSDLQARARDALTDTLNRPSARIRGERSPTATVRAKLFTALDHLFAHLPDERLASMVDPIVTARRVLVVSGETSRAGAAALMSGLTILGKDVVLIDDHRAGGQLGAATTDDCVVAFDFRRYRKRSLDAVAHLDALGATIVAVTDGPLSPYAALADAWCDVSVPGIGPFDSSVPAVAVAEMLVAGVAAAMGEAAVASIDRTEAAWTATAAFVDQGSGA